The genomic stretch cccactgTCTCACCTTGCCTCCCccggtgcctggagctgctgtcgctgggtgctgagctgcctctctcccttcccccccagGACTCCTGCAGGTGGTGAAACAGTGCGTCAGAGTCCCCGTGTTCGTGATGATCCGACCTCGTGGTGGAGATTTTCTCTACTCGGACCGTGAGGTGGAAGTGATGAAAGCTGATATACGCCTTGCTAAGCTACATGGGGCCGACGGGCTGGTGTTCGGGGCCCTGACTGAGGACGGGCGCATTGATACGGAGCTCTGCACGGCATTGCTGGGTAAGAGTGTCTCCGGTCAGAAGTGCTGTGCCGAGCTGTGTGCAGTACCTGTGCTGTCGCTGGGGGTTCAGTGCTGCTCTGTCCAATGCTGTAGAAAGACCTGCAGGGTGCTTTGGTCTGCAGGTCTTGTCTGTGGCTTTGCCATCTGTCTCCAGCTGCAACAGGTAAAAAGCTTTGCAGACCAAGGGCCACTGCCCCAAGTAGTGCACACAGAGTTTCAGGCCAACTGGGACACAATAGCAGGGTCTAAGAAGGAGAGAGGCATAGGTGAGCCGCTTTGGGGGCTCCAGGGTATTAAACTGTTGgattctctcctttctctgtgttctttgccctttgttcttttccttgtgTCCTTGCTATGGATGTTTAGGATGCATCTCTCTTGGACTTTGGCCTTGTGGGTAGCTGgcagcttggttttg from Grus americana isolate bGruAme1 chromosome 7, bGruAme1.mat, whole genome shotgun sequence encodes the following:
- the CUTC gene encoding copper homeostasis protein cutC homolog isoform X1 translates to MDDGFLMEVCVDSVESAVNAERGGAGRIELCAGLVEGGTTPSMGLLQVVKQCVRVPVFVMIRPRGGDFLYSDREVEVMKADIRLAKLHGADGLVFGALTEDGRIDTELCTALLGKSVSGQKCCAELCAVPVLSLGVQCCSVQCCRKTCRVLWSAGLVCGFAICLQLQQVKSFADQGPLPQVVHTEFQANWDTIAGSKKERGIGEPLWGLQGIKLLDSLLSLCSLPFVLFLVSLLWMFRMHLSWTLALWVAGSLVLFFPVTHPMRRDNKREMEICKRLLKLQWETVSPDLLHVERKRICFHAFSVSYSQS